One genomic window of Neisseria sp. oral taxon 014 str. F0314 includes the following:
- a CDS encoding GTP-binding protein translates to MSEVKKTKVHLISGFLGTGKTTALKSLMEQKDPNEKWVIIVNEFGEIGIDGAVLSDNGIPVAEIAGGCLCCTAGPQMGVTVQKMLRDAKPDRLMIEASGLAHAASVIDELKAKPLDSLLEIGAVFTVVDPRQFINPDYAQQALYKDQIGICDVLVASKTDLCTPEQLAEFHDKAAKLFPPKAKVVEVQNAQLDIQWLDIPVIEKSRYRLKALPDNTMGFQSQGFTFPAGRDFDGEKLTNFFNDLPKFTDGLVRAKGVFQVLGTWVWLNWVDGQWGANQVSWRRDSRFELIAKSFDADLIEKKLQEALEK, encoded by the coding sequence ATGTCAGAAGTGAAAAAAACCAAAGTCCACCTGATTTCAGGTTTTCTGGGAACAGGCAAAACCACCGCGCTCAAAAGCCTGATGGAACAGAAAGACCCGAACGAAAAATGGGTCATCATCGTCAACGAGTTTGGCGAAATCGGTATTGACGGCGCCGTATTGAGCGACAACGGCATCCCCGTGGCAGAAATCGCCGGCGGCTGTTTATGCTGTACCGCCGGCCCGCAAATGGGCGTAACCGTGCAGAAAATGCTGCGCGACGCCAAGCCCGACCGCTTGATGATTGAAGCAAGCGGACTGGCGCACGCCGCCAGCGTCATCGACGAATTGAAAGCCAAACCGCTGGACAGCCTTTTGGAAATCGGCGCCGTCTTTACCGTCGTCGATCCGCGCCAGTTCATCAACCCCGATTACGCGCAGCAGGCGTTGTATAAAGACCAAATCGGCATCTGCGACGTATTGGTCGCCAGCAAAACCGATTTATGCACCCCCGAACAGCTTGCCGAATTTCACGACAAAGCGGCAAAACTGTTCCCGCCCAAAGCCAAAGTGGTCGAAGTCCAAAACGCACAGCTCGACATCCAATGGCTCGATATTCCCGTCATCGAAAAATCACGCTACCGCCTCAAAGCCCTGCCGGACAACACCATGGGCTTCCAGTCGCAAGGTTTCACATTCCCCGCCGGACGCGATTTTGACGGCGAAAAGCTGACCAACTTCTTCAACGACCTGCCCAAATTCACAGACGGCCTCGTCCGCGCCAAAGGCGTGTTCCAAGTGCTCGGCACATGGGTGTGGCTCAACTGGGTGGACGGGCAATGGGGCGCCAACCAAGTCTCATGGCGGCGCGACTCGCGCTTCGAGCTGATTGCCAAGTCGTTTGACGCGGATTTAATTGAAAAGAAACTGCAAGAGGCTTTGGAAAAATAA
- a CDS encoding SDR family oxidoreductase, with translation MAILITGASAGFGEAMCRAFTAAGFNVVGAARRMEKLQALAEELGGSFYPLQMDVADTSSVPAALQSLPEGFKEIDCLINNAGLALGLDSADKADFADWQTMIQTNIVGLTFLTRQILPQMVERKSGYIINIGSIAGNYPYPGGNVYGATKAFVRQFSLNLRADLAGTGIRVTDIEPGLCGGTEFSNVRFKGDDERAAGVYENIRFIRPEDIADTALWLYHRPAHMNVNTIEIMPVAQSFGALPVVREIPPAPEPEESFEKQSTSLFAKIKSWFK, from the coding sequence ATGGCGATTCTGATTACCGGTGCTTCGGCCGGATTCGGCGAAGCAATGTGCCGCGCCTTTACCGCGGCAGGCTTTAATGTTGTCGGCGCAGCCCGCCGTATGGAGAAACTACAGGCCCTTGCGGAAGAATTGGGCGGCAGCTTTTACCCGCTGCAAATGGATGTGGCCGACACCTCGTCCGTTCCTGCCGCGCTGCAAAGCCTGCCCGAAGGCTTCAAAGAAATCGACTGCCTCATTAACAACGCGGGATTGGCTTTGGGTTTGGACAGCGCCGACAAAGCCGATTTCGCCGACTGGCAGACCATGATTCAGACCAATATCGTCGGCCTGACCTTCCTGACCCGCCAAATCCTGCCGCAGATGGTCGAAAGAAAGAGCGGCTATATCATCAATATCGGTTCGATTGCCGGTAACTATCCTTATCCCGGCGGCAATGTTTACGGCGCGACCAAAGCCTTCGTGCGCCAATTCAGCCTCAACCTGCGCGCGGACCTCGCGGGCACGGGCATCCGCGTTACCGACATCGAACCGGGCCTGTGCGGCGGAACCGAATTTTCCAATGTGCGTTTCAAGGGCGACGACGAGCGTGCCGCCGGAGTATATGAAAATATACGGTTTATCCGCCCCGAAGACATCGCCGACACCGCCCTGTGGCTATACCACCGCCCCGCGCATATGAACGTCAACACCATAGAAATCATGCCCGTGGCCCAGAGTTTCGGCGCACTGCCCGTCGTCCGCGAAATTCCGCCCGCTCCCGAACCGGAAGAAAGTTTCGAAAAACAGAGCACCTCGCTGTTTGCCAAAATCAAATCTTGGTTTAAGTGA
- a CDS encoding Fur family transcriptional regulator, translating into MDTIKQKILEQARRDGVQVTALREQVLDIVLQQSGVIKAYNVLSQMQQQSEGVVAPPTAYRALDFWAEQGVLHKVAAVNGYILCSHAQHECDDHCHDHEEAEAHHSAFILVCTECGTADEQTLSHEWAALCAGVAESGFALKEEHVVLTGICKKCQK; encoded by the coding sequence ATGGACACAATCAAACAAAAAATCCTCGAACAGGCACGCCGTGACGGCGTACAGGTAACCGCTTTGCGCGAACAGGTGCTCGATATCGTTTTGCAGCAAAGCGGCGTGATTAAAGCCTACAACGTCTTGTCGCAGATGCAGCAGCAAAGCGAGGGCGTGGTTGCGCCGCCGACGGCCTACCGCGCCCTTGATTTTTGGGCGGAGCAGGGCGTTTTGCACAAAGTGGCGGCGGTCAACGGCTATATTTTGTGCAGCCATGCGCAGCACGAGTGCGACGACCATTGCCACGACCACGAAGAAGCCGAAGCGCACCATAGCGCATTTATTTTGGTCTGCACCGAATGCGGCACGGCGGACGAGCAAACCCTGAGCCACGAATGGGCGGCACTGTGCGCAGGCGTTGCCGAAAGCGGCTTTGCGCTGAAAGAAGAACACGTTGTTTTAACTGGAATCTGTAAAAAATGTCAGAAGTGA
- a CDS encoding ATP-binding cassette domain-containing protein, with amino-acid sequence MIELKNLTLQRGSKLLLDKANLTVSPQRRVGLVGRNGTGKSSLFALIKGEIAQDGGDVLLPAHWKLASVAQETPALDISALDYVLQGDGELQLFQTALQEAEAKNDGMKQAEYHAKLEEIDAYSAPARAAKLLSGLGFSQEEHGRPVKSFSGGWRMRLNLAQALMCRADLLLLDEPTNHLDLETVLWLENHLSGLPCTQIIISHDRDFLNAATTQTVELSDQKLTLYGGNYDFYQAERARRLAQQQAAYLKQQAQIKHLQSFIDRFKAKATKAVQAQSRMKALDKLERIAPAHFDSGFSFEFDSPAHLPNPLLQLDKADLGYGGEPVLNGIDLSLESGARYGLLGVNGSGKSTFIKTLAGELNVSSGRIVRSDKLNIGYFAQHQLDTLRPDQSPLWHIQKLSPDVREQEIRNFLGSFNFVGDAALQKTEPFSGGEKARLALAMIVWQKPNLLLLDEPTNHLDLDMRHALTLALQSFQGALIVVSHDRSLLEATTDSFLLIEQGRLKTFDGDLEDYRRYRLAQENAAAAPAASAQSRNRKDAKRVEAQIRQEKARLGKPLQQKINQAEKEMAALGEIQTACEAFLAQEDAYSDANKAKLQQTLAQLAETKVKLSELEESWLGWQEELEQILAQIDAQYAQTAS; translated from the coding sequence ATGATAGAACTCAAAAACCTGACCCTGCAACGCGGCAGCAAGCTGCTGCTTGATAAAGCCAATCTGACTGTCAGTCCGCAGCGCCGTGTCGGGCTTGTCGGCAGAAACGGTACCGGCAAGTCCAGTCTGTTTGCCTTGATAAAGGGTGAAATCGCGCAAGACGGCGGGGATGTGTTACTGCCGGCGCATTGGAAGCTCGCGTCGGTGGCGCAGGAAACGCCCGCGCTGGACATATCCGCGCTGGATTATGTTTTGCAGGGCGACGGGGAATTGCAGCTTTTCCAGACGGCCTTACAAGAAGCCGAAGCGAAAAACGACGGCATGAAACAGGCCGAATATCATGCCAAATTGGAGGAAATCGATGCTTACAGCGCGCCCGCCCGCGCCGCCAAACTGTTAAGCGGCTTGGGTTTTTCCCAAGAAGAACACGGCCGGCCGGTCAAATCCTTTTCCGGCGGCTGGCGGATGCGCCTCAATCTGGCGCAGGCGCTGATGTGCCGCGCCGATTTGCTGCTGCTGGACGAACCGACCAACCACCTCGATTTGGAAACCGTGTTATGGCTGGAAAACCATCTGTCCGGCCTGCCCTGCACCCAAATCATCATTTCGCACGACCGCGATTTCCTCAACGCCGCCACGACGCAGACCGTCGAACTTTCCGATCAAAAGCTCACGCTTTACGGCGGCAATTACGATTTTTACCAGGCCGAACGCGCCCGCCGCCTGGCACAACAGCAGGCGGCCTACCTCAAACAGCAGGCGCAAATCAAACATCTGCAATCCTTTATCGACCGATTCAAAGCCAAGGCCACCAAAGCCGTGCAGGCACAGAGCCGCATGAAGGCCTTGGACAAGCTCGAACGCATCGCGCCGGCACACTTCGACAGCGGGTTTTCGTTTGAATTCGACAGCCCTGCCCACCTGCCCAACCCGTTGCTGCAACTGGACAAAGCCGATTTGGGCTACGGCGGCGAGCCCGTTTTGAACGGCATCGACCTGTCGCTGGAAAGTGGCGCGCGTTACGGCCTTTTGGGGGTAAACGGCAGCGGTAAATCGACCTTTATCAAAACGCTGGCGGGCGAACTGAATGTCTCGTCCGGCCGGATTGTCCGCTCGGACAAGCTCAATATCGGTTATTTCGCCCAGCACCAGCTCGACACCCTGCGTCCCGACCAAAGTCCGCTGTGGCACATCCAAAAACTCAGCCCCGACGTGCGCGAACAGGAAATCCGCAACTTCCTCGGCAGCTTCAACTTTGTCGGCGATGCCGCCCTGCAGAAAACCGAACCGTTTTCCGGCGGCGAAAAGGCGCGGCTGGCGTTGGCAATGATTGTGTGGCAGAAGCCTAATTTGCTGCTGCTGGACGAACCGACCAACCATCTCGATTTGGACATGCGCCACGCACTCACGCTCGCACTGCAAAGTTTTCAAGGCGCGCTGATTGTCGTCTCGCACGACCGCAGCCTGCTCGAAGCCACTACCGACAGCTTCCTGCTGATAGAACAAGGCCGTCTGAAAACGTTTGACGGCGATTTGGAAGACTACCGCCGTTACCGTTTGGCACAAGAAAACGCCGCCGCCGCGCCTGCCGCTTCGGCGCAAAGCCGCAACCGCAAAGACGCCAAGCGTGTCGAAGCGCAAATCCGCCAAGAAAAAGCCCGCCTCGGCAAACCCTTGCAGCAGAAAATCAACCAAGCCGAAAAAGAGATGGCCGCCCTTGGCGAAATTCAGACGGCCTGTGAAGCATTTTTGGCACAGGAAGACGCCTATTCCGATGCCAATAAAGCCAAATTGCAGCAGACCCTCGCGCAGCTTGCGGAAACTAAAGTAAAATTATCCGAATTAGAAGAAAGCTGGCTCGGCTGGCAGGAAGAATTGGAGCAGATTCTGGCGCAGATCGACGCGCAATACGCCCAGACCGCCTCCTGA